The stretch of DNA CACCGCAACGGCCCGGACACGCCGGCCGACCGCCAGCAACTGCTGGCCGACCTGAAGGCAGGATACCGGCAACTGGCCGAACGCGCACACGCGCACGGCATCTGCCTGATCGGCGGCACCGTAACGCCGTACGTCGGTAGCGACTACTATCACCCGGAACAGGAAAACGAAGCGGACCGCCAGGAGCTGAACCAATGGATACGCACTGCCGGCGTGTTTGACGCCGTCGCCGATTTCGACGCCACGCTGCGCGACCCGGCACAGCCTTCGCGCATCAAGCCGGTGTACGATGGCGGCGACCACCTGCATCCATCGCTGGCAGGGTATCGCGCGCTGGCGGAAACCTTGCCGCTAGCCGCATTGCGGCGCCAATGCGGAGCCGCCAAATGATGGCCGACTTCTACGCGGCAGCGATGGCGCGGACTGCGCGGATCGCGCTGTCCGCCTTCGTTGCCGTGGCGCCTGGCGCGGTGCGTGCAGCGGACGCCGCGTCGCCGGCCACCTACACCAATCCGATCCTGAGCGGCTTCCACGCCGACCCTAGCATCTGCCGGGTGGGCGGCGACTACTACCTGGCCACCAGCAGCTTTGAATACTTCCCCGGTGTGCCGATTTACCACAGCAAGGACCTGGTTCACTGGCGCCAGATCGGCCACGCGCTCACGCGCGCCAGTCAACTGAACCTGACGCACACCCGCAGCTCGCAAGGCATCTACGCGCCAACGCTGCGCTGCCACGACGGCGTGTTCTATATGGTGACCACCAATATGGAGGGCGGCGGCGCGTTCTACGTGCATACCAAAGACCCCGCCGGCGAATGGTCGGAACCGGTCTGGCTGAACGACCCGAGCTTCGCCATGGATCCGTCGCTGTTCTTCGACGACGACGGCAAGGTCTATTACACCCGACACGGCGGCGGTGAACACGGCGGCGTCTACCAGGCGGAAATCGACCTCAAAGCCGGCAAGCTGCTGGAACAACCGCGCCTGATCTGGTCCGGCACCGGCGGCGTGTGGCCAGAAGGTCCGCACCTATATAAACACAACGGCCTGTATTACCTGATGATTTCCGAGGGCGGCACGTCATATAACCACAGCCTGACAATGGCGCGTTCATCATCGCCATTCGGGCCTTTCACGGCCAATCCGTCGAATCCCATCCTCACGCATCGAGACCACCCTGAACTCCCGCTACAAGCGACAGGCCACGGCGACCTGATACAAACGCCGGAAGGCAAATGGTGGATGCCGCTGCTGGGCATACGCCCGGTCGACAAGCTTCACCACCTTGGCCGCGAAACGCTGCTGGCGCCAGTTGCGTGGAATGATCAGGGCTGGCTGGTCGTCAACAAGGGCCAGTCGCTGACGACCGAGATGGCAGCCGATGGCCTGCCGCCCTCTTCGCCTTGGCCGATGCAAGCTGTGCGTGATGATTTCAGCGCGTCCCGACTTGGCCTGCAATGGACGCTGCTGCGCGGTCCCGGCGACGGCCTGTGGTCATTAGCCGACCGTCCCGGTTACCTGCGTCTGAAAGGCAGCAGTGTCACCATGAACGACATCGCCCAGCCGGCGTTTGTCGCGCGGCGCCAGGAACACATGCGCATGCGCGCCGCCACGCAGCTGGAATTCCAGCCAGGCGACGCTGCGCAGGCGGCGGGCCTGGTGCTGCGCCAGAATGAAAAGAACTACTACGAACTGCGCGTGACCGGCACCCCGGAACGCCGCGTGGAACTGGTGGCGCGCACCGGCGGCGTCACCACGCTCAAGGCGGCGGCGCCACTGCCGCCAGGGCCTGTACAGCTGCAAGTGGAGTCGTCGGCCAACCAATACACGTTCAGTTTTGGCAGCGGCGACGGCCCGCTCAAATTGATCGGCACTGTTCCCACCGCACCGCTGTCATCAGAATCGGCGGGCGGTTTTACTGGCGTCTTTATCGGCATGTACGCCGAAGGCGCGGGGAAGCAAACCATGCCGGCAGCAGATTTTGCCTGGTTCGATTACACACCGCTGGAAAAATAAAACGATATGAGACAACCCGTTATTGCCGCCGGGGCCATGTTGCTGGCCCTGCTCTGTCACGCCCTGCCCGCGCAGGCGCTGGGCCAGAAAAAACTGGCCTGGTTCGATCAACCACCCGCCGATGCGGTGACGGTGGCCCGCAACGGCCAGGCTGCGCGGCTGTATGTCGATTCGTCCGATCATGTCGGCGTGCTGCGCGCGGCGGGCGATCTGCAGTCTGATATCGCCCGCGTCAGCGCGGCGAAGCCGGCGCTGATCAAGGACGGCAAGCCGGCGGGCGCGGATGTGATCATCATCGGCACCATCGGCAAGAGCGCGTTGATCGACCAGCTGGTTGCCGCCGGCAAGCTCGATGTGTCAGCCATCAAGGGCAAATGGGAAGGCTGGCAGGTACAGACCATCATCACGCCGCTGCCCGGCGTGGAACGCGCGCTGGTGATTGCGGGCAGCGACAAGCGCGGCACCATCTACGGCATCTACGAGATGTCGGAGCAGATTGGCGTCTCGCCGTGGAACTGGTGGGCCGATGTGCCGGCGCCGAAACATGCAAGCCTTTATGCCTCGGCGCCCGCTGCGGTCAGCGATGCGCCGGTGGTGCAGTATCGCGGCATCTTCCTCAATGACGAAGCACCGGCGCTGACCGACTGGGTCAAGCAGCGCTACGGCGGCTTCAATCACCAGTTTTACGAGAAAGTCTATGAGCTGATCCTGCGCATGCGCGGTAATTACCTGTGGCCGGCCATGTGGGGCAAGGCGTTCTACGATGACGACAAATTAAACGGCAAGGTGGCCGACGACTACGGTGTTGTCATCGGCACCTCGCACCACGAGCCGATGATGCGCGCGCATGACGAATGGCGCCGTTACGGCGGCAGCAAGCCGTGGGACTACAACCGCAGCGCCAATACCCTTCGCGATTTCTGGACCCAGGGACTGCGCGCGTCGCAAGGCCAGGAGAAGCTGATCACGCTGGGCATGCGCGGCGACGGCGACGAGCCGATGTCGGAAGGCGCCAATGTGTCGCTGCTGGAGCATATCGTCAGCGATCAGCGCAGCATTATCGCCAGGGAGATCAATCCGGACGTGACCAAGGTGCCGCAGGTATGGGCGCTGTACAAGGAGGTGCAGGAGTATTACGAGAAAGGCATGCGTGTGCCGGATGACGTCATGCTCTTATGGTGCGACGACAACTGGGGCAACATCCGCCGCCTGCCAACCGCCGAGGAGCGCAAGCGCGCCGGCGGCGCCGGCATCTACTATCACTTCGACTATGTCGGCGGTCCACGTTCGTACAAGTGGCTCAACGTCACGCCGCTGCCGAAGGTGTGGGAACAGATGCATCTGGCGTGGCAGTATCAGGCGAACAAACTGTGGATCGTCAATGTGGGCGACCTCAAGCCGATGGAAGTACCGATTGAGTTCTTCCTGACCTATGCGTGGAATCCGGAAGCCTGGCCTGCCGAGCGTCTGCCTGACTACCTGAAGCTGTGGGCGACGCGTGAATTCGGGCCACAATATGCGGACGATATCGCCGACATCGTGGCCAAGTACACCAAGTACAACGGCCGCCGCAAGCCGGAGCAGCTGGAGCCGAACACTTACAGCCTTGTGAACTATAACGAAGCCGCAAGCATCGTCGCGGACTACAACGCCATTGCGGCGCGGGCGGAAAAGATTTCCGCCGCGCTGCCGGCCAACCAGCGCGATGCGTTCTATCAGCTGGTGCTGTATCCGGTGAAGGCCAGCGCGGTGTTGAATGAGTTATATGTGACGGCGGGCCTGAATCAGCTTTACGGATTGCAGGGCCGCGCGTCGACCAATGACCTGGCAACGCGGGCGCGCGCCTTGTTTGCGCAAGATGCGGAGCTGGTGCGGCGTTATCACGAGGATATCAGCGGTGGCAAGTGGAACCATATGATGTCGCAGACGCACCTGGGCTACACGTACTGGAACCAGCCGCCGCGCAACGTGATGCCGCCGGTGACCGAGATGCAGGTGCCGAAGGAAGCGGATATGGGCGTGGCGGTGGAAGGCAACGCGCAGGTCTGGCCTGGACCGGGCGGCGAGACATTGGCCCTGCCCGCGCTGGACGTATTTGAGAAGAAGGCACGGTTTGTCGATATCTTCAATCGCGGGCAGCAGGTGTTTGACTACAAGGTATCCGCCAGCGAACCATGGATTACGCTGGATAAGCCGGCGGGCAAGGTGGCGCGCCAGCAGCGTGTAATGGTGGATGTGCGCTGGGCGGAGGTGCCGGATGGCGTGCGCAGCGCAACGCTGACCATCTCGGGCGCCGGCGGCAAGACAACGGTCGCGGTCCCGCTGCGCAAGCCGGCTGGCGCGGCGGCGTTGAAAGGCTTTATCGAAGTGGGTGGCGTGGTGTCGATGGAAGCGGAGCACTATACGCGGGCGGTGGTGGCCGACCAACGCGCGTGGCAGCGGATTCCGGATCATGGCCGCACGTTGTCCGGCATGACGGCGCTGCCGGTGGATGCGCCGGCGGATGAGAAGCCGCGCATGCGGCTGGAATATGAGATGCAGCTATTCAGCGCCGGGAAAGTGGCGGTGCAGGCGACGCTGGCGCCGACGCAGAAATTCAAGCCGGGTGCTGGTCTGCGTTACGCGATTTCGATTGATGACGAAGCGCCACAAATCATCAACATCCACGCAGACAGCAGCGAAAAAGCGTGGGAGCGCACTGTCTCGGATGGTGCAACGGTGCTGACCTCGCAGCACCAGATTGACAAACCAGGCAAGCACACGCTCAAGTTCTGGGTGGTGGATGCAGGACTGGTGCTACAAAAACTGGTCGTCAATGCCGGCGGCCTGCACCCGAGCTACCTCGGCCCGCCGGAGAGTCCGCGCCAGTAAGCGGCACGCGTGGCGAATGTGGCGGGACATTCGCCATCTGGCTGCGAGCTACATCTAACGCACATCCACCTTGCACAGTCCCTTTGGCGTCCAGTGATGGACCAACGTGGTCGGCGCGAGGGATGGGTCGTGCAGGATCAGCGCAAAGCCTTTGCGTGGCTCGGGTCCCGGCGTCATCAACAGCATGGGCGGGCCGGCGCGTACCACCATGGTATTACCTGGTCCACGGGCCACCTGCACGCCATCCGGTGTTTCGAGGCAGGAGTCGCCGCTGACTGCGTAAAACGCTTCCGGCCCCGAATGCACGTGGAGCGGTGCAGTCATGCCGGGGCTGAAAGTAGACTTTAAGAACTCCGCGTCGTACAGCGTATTTTTATCGACCGGAATAGGACCTACTTGTGCAACGCGCTCTCCATTGCGCGGAGGTGGCGCGGACCGCCCGACGGTAAACAGCCAGATGCCGCCAAACGCCCGTACAACCGAACCGCTACCGACCAGGTCCTGTTGGGCGGCTTCCACGCTGGGATACTTGTCCAGGTTCCAGTACACGGAGTCGACGCCAAGCTTGCCCAGGCTTTGGTGGGAAAGAAGACACGCAGGCCCCGGCAGATCATCCTTGCCGCCGCCGTCCTCACATTGACGGGACGTGGCCTGCGCCAGCGCAGGCGTGCCGACGCTGAAGCCTATCCACGCGATCAACGCATAACCAACCCGTCTGAACATCCGAATGTTTGCCATGAGACGCTCCTCGCGATCATGCTGCCAAATGGCTCGTGGCCGCTGCCGGCACACGAGAGCTGTATATATTCGGCAGTTTACATCAGATGCGTTCCGACCTTAACGCGGCGGCATCGCGTTGATGGCCGCGGCGATCGCATCGCGCAGCGGCTTGGCGCGCAACTGATCGTCGAAAGGCGTCGGCCGCATCTTCAGTCCATCGGTGCGCGGCGCCTCGTCCCAGGTCTGCAGCCAGTTAAAATTATCCGCCATGCCCCACATCAGGAAGTCCTTGCACTGGCGATAGCTGAACGTCACATCCAAATAATCCTTGGCCAGCGCCGCCACGCCAGCATCCCGTTTGGCCACATCGCCAGGCAGCTTGCGGTCATTGACGTCAAACTCGGTCACCAGCAGGTCCAGCCCCATGCCGGTCACCTCATCGAGGAAGCGGCGCCATTCGCGCTGCTGGTCGCCCGTCCCCATCTCATCCCACGAGCCGATATGACTCTGCAAACCCAGCGCATGCACCGGGGTGCCGCGCGATTTCAGGTCATGCAGCAGCTTCAATACGCCCGCCCGATGCTTGGTGCTGCCCGTATCAGGCCGCATGTAATCGTTATAAACCAGCTGCGCCTTCGGCGCCCGCTCATGCGCCACGCGGAACGCCAGATCCATCTGCTCCACCGCGCCCAGACGCTCCGTGAAAACATTCACGCGCAAGCCGCCGGTCTTCGGGTCCACCGCCTCATTGACCACGTCATAGCTATGAATCGCATCACCAAAATGATCGCACACTGCCACAATATGCTTGCGCAGCAGCGCTTCCGCGGCCTGCGCAGGCTGCGTGCCGAAGTCATAGGCATTCACCCACTTCGGCAGCCACTTCGCATCCTGCCAGATCAGGTTATGCCCGCGCACCAGCATGCCCTGTGAGCGTGCCCACGCATACAACTCGTCCGCCGGCCCAAACTCATAGGCGCCCTGACGCGGCTCCAAAGCCTGCCACTTGCCTTCATTCTCGGCCACCAGCATATTGCACTCGCGGGCCATCAAGGCCGTGTAGCCGGGATTGTGCAAATGGTGGCGGCTGAGCGCATTGCCGACATTGAGGCCTTTGCGTTTGCCCAGCACTTTCAAGGGTTCCGGCATTTCTGCCGCATGCAAAGGCAGCAAACCGCCAGCCGCCATCATCGCCAGAATCGCGCGTCGGGATATCTTCATTTTTGTCTCACTCCTCGTTGGAATTGTTTGCTAACATCGTGGCATAATGAAATGGTTACGCTATCATAAAAACGGAGACAAGATGCGAATTAACTTTCCGGCCGCGCTGGCAGCGCTGCTGCTGACGCTCTGCGCGACAGCGGCAGTTGCCGACGAAGACGGCTACGACCTGTGGCTGCGCTACCGCCCACTGGACCGCACCGCGCAGGCCAACGTGCAATCGCAAGCCCGCAGCATCGTGCTGCCAGGTGCCTCGTCGCCGACCACGCAAGCCGTCGTCGCGGAACTGCAACGCGGGCTGGCCGGCATGCTCGGTAGAGCACCGGCGCCAGCATCGCGCATCACCGATGGCGCTCTGCTGCTGGCCACGCCCGCGCGCCTGCCGGAACTGACCACCGCCGCATCGCCGTTGCGCGCCGAACTGGCCACGCTGGGCAACGAAGGCTACCTGCTGCGCCAGACCCGCGTGCAAGGTCACAGCGTCACACTGATCGCCGCCAACACTGACATCGGCCTGCTGTACGGCGCCTACGCGTGGCTGCGCGACGCAGGCACCGGCGCGAAACTGGAAGCGTCGTCCGCACCCAAGCTGTCACTGCGCCTGCTGAATCACTGGGATAATCTGGACCGTACCGTGGAACGCGGCTACTCCGGCCAATCGATCTGGGACTGGTGGGCGCTGCCCGATATCAAGGACCAGCGCTATACCGACTACGCCCGCGCCAACGCCTCACTGGGCATCAACGGCACGGTGCTCAACAACGTCAACTCCAAGCCGGAAGTGCTGACCGCGCCGTTCATCGCCAAAGCCGCCGCCGTCGCCGACGTGCTGCGCCCTTACGGCATCAAGGTCTACCTGTCGGCCCGCTTCTCGACGCCGCTGGAATTGAAAGAGACCAGCACCGCCGATCCGCTGTCGCCCGAAGTGCGAGCATGGTGGCAGCGCAAGGCCGATGAAATCTACAAGACCATTCCCGACTTCGGCGGCTTCCTGGTCAAGGCCAACTCCGAAGGCCAGCCTGGCCCGCAGGACTATCACCGCACCCACGCCGACGGCGCCAATATGCTGGCCGCCGCCTTGGCGCCACACAAGGGCATCGTCATGTGGCGCGCGTTTGTCTACGCACCGAAAGGCGCGCACCTGGCCGACGACCGCGCGCGCCAGGCCTACGAAGAATTCAAGCCGCTGGATGGCGCCTTTGCGGCCAACGTGCTGGTACAGGTGAAAAACGGCGCCATCGACTTCCAGCCGCGCGAGCCGTTCCACCCACTGTTTGGCGCCATGCCGAAAACGCCGCTGATGATGGAATTCCAGATCACCAAGGAGTACCTGGGCTATTCAACCGACATGGCCTATCTGGGCACGATGTTTGAAGAGACGCTGGAAAGCGACACCAAGACCGCTGCCGGCAAAGTCGCCAACACCTTGAGCGGCATGGCCGGCGTGGCCAACATCGGCAGCGATCGCAATTGGGCTGGTTCGCAGTTCGACCAGTCCAACTGGTACGCCTTCGGCCGCATGGCCTGGAACCCGCAAGCCAAGGCGCGCGAGGTCGCCGCCGAATGGGCCGCTCTCACCTTCGGCCCGGACAAACGCGTGGTCCCGCCCATCGTCGACATGATGATGCTGTCGCGCGAAACGGTGGTGAACTACATGACGCCACTCGGCCTGCACCACATCATGGGCACCGGCCACCACTTCGGTCCCGCGCCATGGGTCGATAACCTGGAGCGTCCGGACTGGAATCCGGTCTACTATCATCGCGCCAGTCGCGACGGCATCGGCTTCGACCGCACCGCCAAGGGCAGCAACGCGTTGGAACAATATGCGCCGGAGATCGCCCGCCAGTACGCCGATCCCAAAACCACGCCGGAGCAGTACCTGCTGTGGTTCCATCACCTGCCATGGGACTACGCCATGCCTTCCGGCCGCACGCTGTGGGCCGAATTGCTGACGCGCTATGACCAGGGCCTGACCGATGCACGCTCGCTGCGCGCGCGCTGGGTGGCGCTGAAACCACTGATCGACGCACGCCGCTACGCGGAAGAGGAACAGCGCCTGACGCGCCAGGTCAACAACGCCATCCTGTGGCGCGACGCCTGCATCGCCTACTTTCAGTCGGTGTCCGGCCTGGCGCTGCCGCCCGGCGTACAAGCCCCAGCGCACCCGCTGGATTACTACAAATCGCTAAGCTACCCCTATGCGCCGGGTCGTGGATAAGCCCCGCTTGTGGTAAAGTCCGGGGCTTAACTTAGCTTTATATTTATTGAGGACAGATGACGAAATCCAAGGTGAAACCGGCGCCGGTACCGGCCGTGCAGAGCCGCTCGCAAGCGCCGACCATGGCCGATGTGGCCGAACTGGCAGGCGTATCCCCGATGACGGTGTCGCGCGTGATGAACGGCGATACCAACGTCCGCGAGAAAACCCGCAACCGCGTCGATGCTGCCGTTGCTGCCCTTAACTACGTCCCCAATCAGGCGGCGCGCCGCCTGGCCGGCTCGCGCCCGATCCGCGTCGGCTTCCTGTATTCGAATCCGTCCGCCGGCTATCTGAGCGAATTCCTGGTTGGCCTGCTGAACCAGGCCAGCCCGAATAACGTGCAGCTGGTGGTAGAAAAATGCGAGGCCGATGAACACGGCGTCGAACAGGCGCGCCGGCTGATCGCCAATGGCGTCGACGGCATCATCCTGCCGCCGCCGCTGTGCGACGTGCATAACCTGATCGACCTGATTGCCACTTCCGGCACGCCGGCGATTACCGTCGCCTGCGGCCAGCCCGACCCGCGCGTCGGCGGCGTCAGTATCGATGACTACCAGGCTGCGTATGCGATGACCTGCCACCTGATCGCGCTGGGTCACCAGCGCATCGGCTTCGTTATCGGCCATCCGAACCAGAGCGCCAGTGCGCGCCGCCTGGCCGGCTTCAGGGCCGCCATCGCCGAGAAGCACGTGCAAAGCGCGCCAGAACTGATCGTGCAAGGCCAGTTCACCTACCGTTCCGGCCTGGATGCGGCGGAGTCGCTGCTGGGACTCGCGCAACGCCCGACCGCCGTCTTCGCCAGTAATGACGATATGGCCGCTGCCGTCGTGGCCATCGCCCACCGCCTGGGCCTGGACGTGCCGGGCGACCTGACAGTGGCCGGCTTCGATGATACCGCGCTGGCCACCACCATCTGGCCGGAGCTGACCACCGTGCGCCAGCCGATTACCGCCATGGCGGAAGAAGCGGTGCAGTCGCTGGTGCGCCTGATCCGCGCCCAGCGCAACGGCACGCCGGAGGCGCCGGAACACGTCGTCACCAAACACACGCTGGTTCGCCGCCAGTCCGACGCCGCGCCGCGCCTGAGGCCATCGGCCAAAATCGCCGGCAAAGCTAAATAATCACCTTACATCACTGACGCCCATGAAAAAAGCTGGCCTGCTGCTTCTGTCTTCCACAGTGTTTGCACTCTCCGCCCATGCGGCGCCGAAAGCCACCACCGCCACCGGCGCGGTGGAAGGCGTGGCGGAAGCATCCGGCGTCACCGCATACAAGGGCATTCCCTATGCGGCGGCGCCAGTGGGCAAGCTGCGATGGAAGGCGCCGCAGCCGGCGGCCAAATGGAAAGGCACGCGCAAGGCCGATCACTTCGGCGCGCGCTGCATGCAGCTGCCGCTGTTTAGCGACATGGTGTTCCGCTCCGACGGCGTCAGCGAAGACTGTCTGTTCCTGAATGTCTGGACGCCGGCCAAGTCGCCGAAGGAAAAGCTGCCGGTGCTGGTCTACTTCTACGGTGGCGGCTTTGCGGCCGGTGACGGCTCCGAGCCGCGCTACGACGGCGAAAGCATGGCGACCAAGGGCGTCGTCACGCTGACCATCAACTACCGACTCAATGTGTTCGGCTTTCTGGCGCATCCGGAGCTGAGCAAGGAGTCGCCGCATCATGCGTCCGGCAATTACGGCCTGATGGACCAGGCGGCAGCGCTGCTGTGGGTGAAGAAGAATATCGCGGCCTTCGGCGGCGATCCAAAGCGCGTGACCATCGCCGGCGAATCGGCCGGCTCTTTCTCGGTCAGCGCGCAGATGATCAATCCCCAGTCCAGAGGCCTGTTCGCCGGCGCGATTGGCGAAAGCGGCTCGCTGCTTGGCCTGATGGCGCCCGCGCCGCTGGCGGCCGGCGAGCAAGGCGGCTTAGGCTTCGCACAAAGCATCGGCAAGCCAACGCTGGCCGAACTGCGCGCGCTGCCCGCCGAGCAGCTGCTGGAAGAGACCAACAAACCTGGAAAATGGTTCTCGGCGGTGCAGGACGGCTACGTGATTCCGCGCTCGCCGGTGGTCATGTACGCGGCGGGCGAACAAGCCAAGGTGCCGCTGCTGGCAGGCTGGAATTCCTACGAAGGCCACTACAAGCAAATCCTCGGCGAGGCCGAACCGACCAGCGAAAACTTCGCCGCCGCATTGGAAAAACTGTACGGCGACCAGGCCGCAGCCGCGCAGCAAGCCTACAGCGGCGATGTCAAACAGGCGGCGACGGCACTGGCCAGCGACCGCTTCATCGCCTACGGCACCTGGAAATGGATAGACAGCCATGCGCGCACCAGCGGCAAGCCGACCTACCGCTATTACTACACGCATCCGCGTCCAGGCCAGGAAGGCGCCGGCCACTCGGTAGAAATCGAATACGCGCTGGGTAACCTGCCAGGTAATAAAGTATATGCATGGAGCGCAGAAGATTATGCGCTGTCCGCACAGATGCAGAGCTACTTCGCCAATTTCATCAAGACCGGAAATCCCAACGGCGCAGGCCTGCCGGAATGGCCGCAAGCCAGCGCTGGCATGGGCTCCCGCTTAATGCAACTGGATGTCGTCTCAAAAACTATCACAGCCAGCGACGACGCGCACTATCAATTTCAAGAGTCGCAGGCAAAACGGTAACAACGGTTTGTATTTTATTGTATCAGCAGGTAATCGATTGCAAACCTGCTATACAATTTATCCTCTTATCTTGAGGAAACATAACCAATGCAGAAGAAACTTGGCTTCCTGGCCCTGTGCCTGACAGTTTCCGCCTACGCGGCGGAACCTTTCGACGACAAATTCCGTCAACTCGAAGAAATCCTGCCGACTCCAAACGCCTACCGCACCGCATCCGGCGCACCAGGCCATGCCTACTGGCAGCAGCGCGCTGATTACACCATCAGCGCCTCGCTGGACGAAGCCAAGCGCGCCCTCACCGGTAGCGAACAAATCACCTATCACAATAACTCGCCGGACACGCTGAGCTATCTATGGGTGCAGCTGGACCAGAACATCTACAAGAAGGATTCCGACGCCCGCATGATGCTGACGCAGCCATCGCGCGAAGCGTGGGCCAAGCCGGCCAATCCGGAAGACGGCTACAAGTTCGAAGGCATGCGCGGCATCCTGGCCGGCCGTGAATTCGACGGCGGTTTCAAGATCAAGACCGTGGCTGCTGGCGGCCAGCCGCTGAAGTACGTCATCAACCGCACCATGATGCGCATCGACCTGCCTAAGCCTTTGAAGTCCGGCGAGCAGTTCGTGTTCAATATCGACTGGTCCTACAACATCAACGAACAGCAAGTGCTGGGCGGCCGTTCCGGCTACGAGCACTTTGACGAAGACAAGAACGACCTGTTCGAGATCGCCCAGTGGTTCCCGCGCATGGCCGCCTACTACGACGTCTACGGTTGGCAGCACAAGCAGTTCCT from Duganella dendranthematis encodes:
- a CDS encoding carboxylesterase/lipase family protein, with amino-acid sequence MKKAGLLLLSSTVFALSAHAAPKATTATGAVEGVAEASGVTAYKGIPYAAAPVGKLRWKAPQPAAKWKGTRKADHFGARCMQLPLFSDMVFRSDGVSEDCLFLNVWTPAKSPKEKLPVLVYFYGGGFAAGDGSEPRYDGESMATKGVVTLTINYRLNVFGFLAHPELSKESPHHASGNYGLMDQAAALLWVKKNIAAFGGDPKRVTIAGESAGSFSVSAQMINPQSRGLFAGAIGESGSLLGLMAPAPLAAGEQGGLGFAQSIGKPTLAELRALPAEQLLEETNKPGKWFSAVQDGYVIPRSPVVMYAAGEQAKVPLLAGWNSYEGHYKQILGEAEPTSENFAAALEKLYGDQAAAAQQAYSGDVKQAATALASDRFIAYGTWKWIDSHARTSGKPTYRYYYTHPRPGQEGAGHSVEIEYALGNLPGNKVYAWSAEDYALSAQMQSYFANFIKTGNPNGAGLPEWPQASAGMGSRLMQLDVVSKTITASDDAHYQFQESQAKR